The following proteins are encoded in a genomic region of Corylus avellana chromosome ca4, CavTom2PMs-1.0:
- the LOC132179323 gene encoding uncharacterized protein LOC132179323 — protein sequence MEANKKWLSYYGILGVRTESSIEEIRRAYRKLAMQWHPDRWARTPSLLGEAKRKFQQIQEAYSVLSDQRKRTLYDAGLYDPDEEEDEGFYDFVQEMVSLMDQTRREDKNYSIEELQSMLLEMAKGFESPTWFCGPSIGEDSGCSNSKRRRWQTNPMPRRGSHLHASGLEMFGSRGYCN from the exons ATGGAGGCTAACAAGAAGTGGCTATCTTATTATGGAATTCTTGGTGTTAGGACGGAATCTTCTATTGAAGAAATAAGACGGGCTTATCGCAAGCTTGCTATG CAATGGCATCCGGATAGATGGGCAAGGACCCCTTCTCTTCTGGGTGAAGCTAAACGAAAATTCCAGCAGATTCAAGAAGCCTATTCAG TGTTGTCAGACCAGAGGAAGAGGACTCTGTACGACGCTGGATTATACGACCctgatgaggaagaagatgag GGCTTCTACGATTTTGTGCAAGAAATGGTGTCTCTCATGGACCAGACAAGGAGAGAG GACAAAAATTATAGCATAGAGGAGCTACAGAGCATGCTTTTAGAGATGGCCAAAGGATTCGAGTCTCCTACCTGGTTCTGTGGACCGTCGATCGGAGAAGATTCCGGATGCTCAAACTCAAAGAGGAGACGATGGCAAACCAATCCAATGCCACGCAGAGGCTCACATTTGCATGCGTCTGGCCTGGAGATGTTCGGAAGCCGCGGTTATTGCAATTAG
- the LOC132177606 gene encoding uncharacterized protein LOC132177606, with the protein MSPIMSSPFLVIIFLFVFLLVGPVSLILARNPHSISFRSPNLYPEGLAWDPSAQHFLVGSIRNRTIAAVSDAGVVETLISDSSLPENVTVLGLAVDSANHRLLAVIHAADPLPHFDALAAYDLRSGNRLFLSLLPSDEAAGGTRQIANDVTVDFKGNAYVTNAAGNYIWKVNADGEASIFSRSRAFTAHPVDRDSPFSYCGLNGIAYVSKGYLLVVQTNTGKMFKVDDEDGTARLVLLNEDLTLADGIAIRSDGVVLVVSQNKLWFLKSQDSWGEGVVFDKIDLDSEGFPTSVVVGAEDRVYVLNGHVLEGMMGNVERERFSIVEVRSEKESGEEKIWVYLLIGFGFAYFLFWRFQMRQLVSNLDKKTN; encoded by the coding sequence ATGTCTCCAATCATGTCTTCTCCATTCCTAGTCATCATCTTCCTCTTCGTCTTCCTTCTGGTCGGCCCCGTGTCACTGATCCTCGCCAGAAACCCCCATTCCATCAGCTTCCGATCCCCCAATCTCTACCCGGAGGGCCTCGCGTGGGACCCCTCCGCCCAGCACTTCCTCGTGGGCTCCATTCGCAACCGCACGATCGCCGCCGTGTCCGACGCGGGGGTCGTCGAGACCTTAATCTCAGACTCCTCCCTCCCCGAAAACGTCACTGTTCTGGGCCTCGCTGTGGACTCCGCCAACCACCGTCTTCTCGCCGTTATCCACGCCGCGGACCCACTACCCCACTTCGATGCCCTCGCCGCCTACGACCTCCGCTCAGGCAACCgcctcttcctctctcttctcCCATCCGATGAAGCCGCCGGCGGCACACGTCAGATCGCGAACGACGTCACCGTGGACTTCAAGGGCAACGCCTACGTCACCAACGCGGCCGGAAACTACATCTGGAAAGTCAACGCCGACGGAGAAGCTTCCATCTTCTCTAGATCGCGGGCCTTCACGGCCCATCCCGTGGACCGCGACTCACCGTTCAGCTACTGCGGGCTCAACGGGATTGCTTACGTCAGCAAGGGTTACCTCCTTGTGGTGCAGACGAATACGGGGAAGATGTTCAAGGTTGACGACGAAGACGGGACGGCCAGGCTGGTGTTGTTGAACGAGGATTTGACTCTGGCGGATGGGATCGCGATCCGGAGCGACGGCGTCGTTTTGGTGGTGTCCCAGAATAAGCTGTGGTTTCTGAAGAGTCAGGATAGTTGGGGGGAGGGAGTGGTATTTGACAAAATTGACCTTGATAGCGAGGGGTTTCCTACTTCGGTGGTAGTGGGAGCGGAGGACAGGGTGTACGTGTTAAATGGGCATGTGTTGGAGGGTATGATGGGGAATGTGGAGAGGGAGAGGTTTAGCATAGTGGAGGTGAGGTCGGAGAAGGAGAGTGgggaagagaaaatttgggTGTATTTGCTGATAGGGTTCGGTTTTGCTTACTTCTTGTTCTGGAGATTTCAGATGCGCCAGCTTGTTTCCAACTTGGACAAAAAGACCAATTAA